The Sphingobacteriales bacterium genome contains a region encoding:
- the dusB gene encoding tRNA dihydrouridine synthase DusB, with product MIKIGQLQFPDPPVVLAPMEDVSDPPFRIICRQMGADMVYSEFISSDGLIRNASKSLIKLDIFPEERPVAIQVFGHDEKSMLEAVEMIEKANPEIIDINFGCPVKKIVRKGAGAAFLLKQDEMVRITGMIVKKTSKPVTVKTRLGWDSQSIDIVNLCEKLQDSGVAAIALHARTAVQVYSGHADWSWFLKIKENQRFKIPLIGNGDIKSPFDAEKMIKEYYVDGVMIGRAAIGNPFIFREISTYLKEGKILSRPDLAERVEVCRKHFTQSATWKGERQAIMEMRKHYKPYFKGIEGCKELKIRLMEATNSDEIHIILDQMKNKYKH from the coding sequence ATGATAAAAATCGGGCAGCTTCAATTTCCGGACCCACCGGTCGTGCTGGCACCCATGGAAGATGTCAGTGATCCGCCATTCAGGATTATCTGCCGTCAGATGGGAGCCGATATGGTTTACAGTGAATTCATTTCTTCAGATGGCCTGATCAGGAATGCCTCAAAAAGTCTGATCAAACTGGATATTTTCCCTGAAGAAAGGCCGGTGGCTATTCAGGTGTTCGGACACGATGAAAAAAGTATGCTCGAAGCTGTAGAAATGATAGAAAAGGCGAACCCCGAAATCATTGATATTAACTTTGGTTGTCCGGTTAAAAAAATTGTCAGGAAAGGTGCCGGAGCAGCTTTTCTCCTGAAGCAGGACGAAATGGTCAGGATTACCGGAATGATTGTCAAAAAAACATCAAAACCTGTAACCGTTAAAACCCGCCTCGGATGGGACAGCCAAAGTATTGATATTGTTAATCTTTGTGAAAAACTTCAGGATTCCGGGGTTGCAGCCATTGCCCTTCATGCCCGGACGGCTGTTCAGGTTTATTCCGGCCATGCCGATTGGTCATGGTTTTTGAAAATAAAAGAAAACCAACGTTTTAAGATACCCCTCATTGGCAACGGAGATATTAAAAGTCCTTTTGATGCTGAAAAAATGATCAAAGAATATTATGTGGATGGAGTCATGATCGGACGTGCAGCTATCGGAAATCCTTTCATCTTCAGGGAAATCAGCACATACCTTAAAGAAGGAAAAATTTTGAGCAGACCCGATTTGGCAGAAAGGGTTGAAGTGTGCCGCAAACATTTTACACAATCAGCAACATGGAAAGGTGAGAGACAGGCAATCATGGAAATGCGAAAACATTACAAACCTTACTTCAAGGGAATTGAAGGCTGTAAAGAATTAAAAATCAGGCTGATGGAGGCAACTAACTCAGATGAAATACATATCATTCTCGATCAGATGAAAAACAAATATAAACACTGA
- a CDS encoding sigma-54-dependent Fis family transcriptional regulator produces MPEILIIDDEKIIRETLRDILEYEGYKIDEAEDGIQAIEKFKKKKYDVVLCDIKMPRMDGLEVLEMAQGINPDIPVIMISGHGTVEIAVEATRKGAFAFITKPPDLNQMLVHIRNAIDRTELVQETKSLKKRIYKTRDIIGESPAILHIKETIDKVAPTEARILITGGNGTGKELVARWIHEKSNRSAGQLVEVNCAAIPSELIESELFGHEKGSFTSAIKQRIGKFELANEGTLFLDEIGDMSLSAQAKVLRALQEKVITRVGGEKPIPVNPRVIAATNKDLLKEIEKGNFREDLYHRLSVIVIRVPSLNEREDDIVLLAERFLTEICQEHGIAEKKFSPEALSELKKITWTGNVRELHNAVERMAILCGRQITMDDVHLYAQPIPRADISKELDIVSFKRLKDFLEQAEMFFLKEKLKLYNWDLDKTCSEIGLTLPELNQLTQKYNLYKST; encoded by the coding sequence ATGCCTGAAATTCTGATAATTGATGATGAAAAAATCATTCGGGAGACCCTGCGTGATATACTGGAGTATGAAGGATATAAAATAGATGAAGCTGAAGACGGTATTCAAGCCATTGAAAAATTCAAGAAAAAGAAATATGATGTGGTTCTTTGTGATATAAAGATGCCCCGTATGGATGGACTTGAAGTACTGGAAATGGCACAGGGAATCAATCCCGATATACCTGTCATCATGATTTCAGGGCATGGAACAGTTGAGATAGCGGTGGAAGCTACCCGGAAAGGCGCCTTTGCTTTTATTACCAAACCACCCGACCTGAACCAGATGCTGGTACATATCCGCAATGCCATCGACAGAACTGAATTGGTTCAGGAAACAAAGTCCCTGAAAAAGAGGATATACAAAACCCGCGACATTATCGGAGAATCACCGGCTATTCTTCATATCAAGGAAACAATCGACAAGGTTGCTCCTACTGAAGCAAGAATATTGATCACCGGAGGTAATGGTACCGGTAAAGAGCTGGTTGCACGTTGGATACATGAGAAAAGCAACCGGTCGGCAGGGCAACTGGTAGAGGTCAACTGTGCAGCCATACCTTCCGAATTGATTGAAAGTGAATTATTTGGGCATGAGAAAGGCTCTTTTACATCTGCCATCAAGCAAAGAATCGGGAAATTTGAATTGGCCAATGAAGGGACTTTGTTTCTGGATGAGATTGGAGATATGAGCCTTTCAGCACAGGCAAAGGTGTTACGGGCTTTACAGGAAAAAGTCATCACGCGTGTCGGAGGCGAAAAGCCCATTCCTGTCAATCCAAGGGTCATTGCAGCTACCAATAAAGACTTGCTGAAAGAGATTGAAAAGGGAAATTTCAGGGAAGACCTTTATCATCGCCTCAGCGTTATTGTCATCAGGGTTCCGTCACTGAATGAGAGGGAAGATGATATTGTATTGCTTGCCGAGCGGTTTTTAACCGAGATTTGTCAGGAACATGGTATTGCCGAAAAAAAGTTTTCTCCCGAAGCACTTTCTGAACTGAAAAAAATAACATGGACAGGAAATGTCAGGGAACTACACAATGCGGTTGAGCGTATGGCTATCCTGTGTGGCAGGCAGATCACGATGGATGACGTTCACTTATATGCCCAGCCCATACCCCGTGCCGATATCAGTAAAGAGCTTGATATTGTAAGCTTTAAGAGACTTAAGGATTTCCTCGAGCAGGCAGAAATGTTTTTTTTGAAAGAAAAACTTAAACTTTATAACTGGGATCTGGATAAAACCTGTAGCGAAATAGGTCTTACCCTGCCGGAGCTGAATCAACTCACTCAAAAATACAACCTTTATAAAAGTACTTAA
- a CDS encoding TIGR00730 family Rossman fold protein yields MNAQSIATKTWTEIEAESSWSIFKVMGEFVKGYETLNRIGPCVTIFGSARTQPDNQYYQATVEVAEKLTRLGYGIITGGGPGIMEAANKGAKNAGGKSVGLNIILPHEQKFNEYIDADKLINFDYFFVRKVMFVRYAQGFVVMPGGFGTLDEFFEAITLIQTKKIQPFPVVLFGSEYWKGLIDWFEKTVLHENNISPEDLKLFTVTDNTTEAAFFIDEYYRKSMLKPNF; encoded by the coding sequence ATGAACGCACAATCCATAGCAACAAAAACATGGACAGAGATTGAAGCTGAATCTTCGTGGTCTATTTTTAAGGTCATGGGAGAATTTGTCAAGGGATATGAAACACTGAACCGTATTGGCCCTTGCGTAACTATTTTTGGTTCTGCACGGACACAGCCTGATAACCAGTATTACCAGGCAACTGTTGAAGTGGCTGAAAAACTTACCCGCCTCGGATATGGAATTATTACCGGAGGAGGTCCCGGTATTATGGAAGCGGCCAATAAAGGCGCTAAAAATGCAGGGGGTAAATCAGTCGGATTGAATATCATCCTGCCTCATGAACAGAAGTTTAATGAGTATATTGATGCCGATAAACTGATCAATTTCGACTACTTTTTCGTCAGAAAGGTCATGTTTGTGCGATATGCCCAGGGATTTGTCGTGATGCCGGGTGGCTTTGGCACACTGGATGAGTTTTTTGAAGCTATTACCCTCATTCAGACTAAAAAAATCCAGCCTTTCCCGGTGGTTCTTTTTGGAAGCGAATACTGGAAAGGCCTGATTGACTGGTTTGAAAAAACAGTTCTTCATGAAAATAATATTTCCCCTGAAGACCTGAAATTATTCACTGTAACAGATAATACGACTGAAGCCGCTTTTTTTATTGATGAATATTACAGAAAATCAATGCTGAAACCTAATTTTTAG